One Stigmatopora argus isolate UIUO_Sarg chromosome 12, RoL_Sarg_1.0, whole genome shotgun sequence genomic window carries:
- the camk2n2a gene encoding calcium/calmodulin-dependent protein kinase II inhibitor 1a: protein MSEVLPYNEGKMSGYGADSEVSQMSFSCGLQDTNAFFAGSQGKRPPKLGQIGRAKRVVIEDDRIDEVLKGMTDKSSPGV from the exons ATGTCCGAAGTGTTGCCCTACAACGAAGGCAAAATGAGCGGCTACGGAGCAGACAGCGAGGTCAGCCAAATGTCCTTTAGCTGCGGACTGCAGGACACGAACGCCTTTTTCGCCGGCTCGCAGGGCAAAAGACCCCCGAAGCTCGGCCAGATCGGCAGAGCCAAGCGAG TGGTGATCGAGGACGACCGAATAGACGAAGTCCTGAAGGGGATGACCGACAAGTCGTCGCCCGGCGTTTAA